The DNA segment GCTCACATCTAGCTTTTCGCAAATGTCTGAAATTTTAAGCATAATAAAGCCATTTTCATCGCTTAGCTCGCAAAGTAAATTTATGATCTCTACCTTTTTCTCGCCAATGATTGCCTTGTAAATTTCTTCATTCATGCTAGCTCCAAATTTTATATCCTATTGCCACGCACCAAAGCGCGCCACATAAGAAATTTGCGATCATCACAGCCGCACTTCCTGCATCTTTTGCTGCCTTTGCTAGGGCGTGATAGTCTGGGCTTG comes from the Campylobacter concisus ATCC 51562 genome and includes:
- a CDS encoding replication/maintenance protein RepL, producing MNEEIYKAIIGEKKVEIINLLCELSDENGFIMLKISDICEKLDVSKPTVINTFKLLEEKKIFERVKNGVYRFKNL